In Perca fluviatilis chromosome 18, GENO_Pfluv_1.0, whole genome shotgun sequence, one genomic interval encodes:
- the pak5 gene encoding serine/threonine-protein kinase PAK 5 isoform X5, translated as MDGGRGVVEIRAGGSRRETGKLRQLTPESRLLVGSVKTEEEVLFKPHSQTIHKQSQTIVRGNRPPKDASINGLLEDFDNISVTRSNSLRKESPPGPHQAGSSSKPSGSGHPNAPEENGFNHYYSRYSCDLDTSSRDFSLDPSKPSFSIDGDWAVGRHYRFTKQNGHSYPIRSPFYPDAMPQKSDYGKLPPDYHTYLESKGRSADEVASTVGSGVGSSGYYRASVGGSSSQDYRDTSVGTPSRASLHSEQINYPDSEWSYGGLRDEYEKRPKSSYVTQTSPTPAIRQRSRSGSGLQEPNVPYAASGAFKNPPQAHPYSSYTYPRLSESLTNSQTLTKGDYERPARDGSPQVTGGDTYPRGPLKQPQSHIKPPGYPPAHLPYPPVFHHYKPSPYHHPPSQPSPPYTPQGAYSQPSSPYIPPGAYPPPSWGSSSDTQPSRVSHEQFRAALQLVVNPGDPREYLDSFIKIGEGSTGIVCIASEKHSGKQVAVKKMDLRKQQRRELLFNEVVIMRDYHHENVVDMYNSYLVGDELWVVMEFLEGGALTDIVTHTRMNEEQIATVCLSVLRALSYLHTQGVIHRDIKSDSILLTSDGRIKLSDFGFCAQVSKEVPKRKSLVGTPYWMAPEVISRLPYGTEVDIWSLGIMVIEMVDGEPPYFNEPPLQAMRRIRDNLPPRLKESHKVSSVLRSFLDLMLVREPSQRATAQELLQHPFLKMSGPPSCIVPLMRHYRHR; from the exons CTGCTGGAGGATTTTGACAACATCTCAGTAACGCGCTCCAACTCCCTGCGTAAAGAGAGCCCACCAGGACCCCACCAGGCTGGAAGCAGCTCCAAACCCTCCGGCAGTGGTCACCCAAACGCCCCGGAGGAGAATGGATTCAATCATTACTATTCCCGCTACTCCTGTGACCTAGACACCTCCAGCAGGGACTTCTCTCTTGATCCCAGCAAGCCAAGCTTCTCTATCGATGGGGACTGGGCAGTTGGGAGGCACTATCGATTCACCAAGCAGAATGGTCACTCATACCCCATACGCAGCCCCTTCTACCCGGACGCCATGCCCCAAAAATCTGACTATGGCAAGCTTCCCCCGGACTACCACACCTACTTGGAGAGCAAAGGACGCTCTGCCGATGAGGTGGCCTCCACGGTGGGCAGTGGTGTGGGCTCCAGCGGCTACTATCGGGCGTCTGTGGGTGGCTCATCCAGCCAGGACTACCGGGACACTTCAGTAGGCACGCCATCTCGTGCCTCGCTACACAGCGAGCAGATTAACTACCCAGACAGTGAGTGGAGCTACGGCGGCCTTCGGGACGAATACGAAAAGCGACCCAAGAGTTCCTATGTGACGCAGACCAGCCCCACGCCGGCTATAAGACAGCGATCTCGGTCAGGCTCTGGACTGCAGGAGCCAAATGTCCCTTATGCAGCCAGTGGGGCTTTCAAGAACCCTCCACAGGCCCACCCATACAGCTCCTACACATACCCTCGCCTCTCGGAGAGTCTCACTAACTCACAGACCTTAACCAAG GGTGACTACGAGCGTCCTGCACGGGACGGCAGTCCCCAGGTTACCGGTGGTGACACCTATCCCCGAGGGCCTCTTAAGCAACCTCAGAGCCACATCAAGCCGCCTGGCTACCCGCCGGCACACCTGCCCTACCCTCCTGTCTTTCACCATTACAAACCTTCACCCTACCACCATCCCCCCTCCCAGCCCAGCCCACCGTACACCCCTCAG GGGGCCTACTCACAGCCTTCATCACCCTACATCCCCCCGGGGGCCTACCCGCCTCCTTCCTGGGGCTCCAGCTCCGACACTCAACCCTCCAGAGTCTCTCATGAGCAATTCAGAGCTGCACTTCAATTGGTGGTCAACCCAG GCGACCCTCGGGAATACCTGGACAGCTTTATCAAAATCGGCGAGGGCTCCACAGGCATCGTGTGCATCGCCAGCGAAAAACACAGCGGCAAGCAGGTGGCTGTGAAGAAAATGGACCTCAGGAAACAGCAGAGGAGAGAGCTGCTCTTTAATGAG gTGGTGATCATGAGGGACTACCATCACGAGAACGTAGTTGACATGTACAACAGCTACCTGGTGGGAGACGAGCTATGGGTTGTCATGGAGTTTCTTGAGGGCGGGGCACTCACTGACATTGTGACTCACACCAG GATGAACGAGGAGCAGATTGCTACAGTCTGTTTGTCGGTGCTAAGGGCTCTGTCCTACCTGCACACACAGGGCGTCATCCACCGCGACATTAAGAGCGACTCCATTCTCCTGACCAGTGATGGCAGG atcAAGCTATCAGACTTTGGCTTTTGTGCCCAAGTTTCCAAAGAGGTGCCCAAGAGGAAGTCCCTCGTGGGCACACCCTACTGGATGGCACCAGAGGTCATCTCTAGACTACCTTATGGGACTGAG GTGGATATCTGGTCTTTAGGCATCATGGTGATCGAGATGGTGGACGGAGAGCCCCCCTACTTCAACGAACCCCCTCTGCAGGCCATGAGGAGGATACGAGACAACCTGCCCCCTCGGCTAAAAGAGTCGCACAAG GTGTCCTCGGTGCTGCGGTCCTTCCTAGACCTGATGCTGGTGAGGGAGCCCTCGCAGAGAGCCACTGCCCAGGAACTCCTCCAGCATCCCTTCCTCAAGATGTCTGGACCCCCTTCCTGCATCGTGCCCCTCATGAGACACTATCGCCACCGCTGA
- the pak5 gene encoding serine/threonine-protein kinase PAK 5 isoform X6, translated as MVQTIVRGNRPPKDASINGLLEDFDNISVTRSNSLRKESPPGPHQAGSSSKPSGSGHPNAPEENGFNHYYSRYSCDLDTSSRDFSLDPSKPSFSIDGDWAVGRHYRFTKQNGHSYPIRSPFYPDAMPQKSDYGKLPPDYHTYLESKGRSADEVASTVGSGVGSSGYYRASVGGSSSQDYRDTSVGTPSRASLHSEQINYPDSEWSYGGLRDEYEKRPKSSYVTQTSPTPAIRQRSRSGSGLQEPNVPYAASGAFKNPPQAHPYSSYTYPRLSESLTNSQTLTKGDYERPARDGSPQVTGGDTYPRGPLKQPQSHIKPPGYPPAHLPYPPVFHHYKPSPYHHPPSQPSPPYTPQGAYSQPSSPYIPPGAYPPPSWGSSSDTQPSRVSHEQFRAALQLVVNPGDPREYLDSFIKIGEGSTGIVCIASEKHSGKQVAVKKMDLRKQQRRELLFNEVVIMRDYHHENVVDMYNSYLVGDELWVVMEFLEGGALTDIVTHTRMNEEQIATVCLSVLRALSYLHTQGVIHRDIKSDSILLTSDGRIKLSDFGFCAQVSKEVPKRKSLVGTPYWMAPEVISRLPYGTEVDIWSLGIMVIEMVDGEPPYFNEPPLQAMRRIRDNLPPRLKESHKVSSVLRSFLDLMLVREPSQRATAQELLQHPFLKMSGPPSCIVPLMRHYRHR; from the exons CTGCTGGAGGATTTTGACAACATCTCAGTAACGCGCTCCAACTCCCTGCGTAAAGAGAGCCCACCAGGACCCCACCAGGCTGGAAGCAGCTCCAAACCCTCCGGCAGTGGTCACCCAAACGCCCCGGAGGAGAATGGATTCAATCATTACTATTCCCGCTACTCCTGTGACCTAGACACCTCCAGCAGGGACTTCTCTCTTGATCCCAGCAAGCCAAGCTTCTCTATCGATGGGGACTGGGCAGTTGGGAGGCACTATCGATTCACCAAGCAGAATGGTCACTCATACCCCATACGCAGCCCCTTCTACCCGGACGCCATGCCCCAAAAATCTGACTATGGCAAGCTTCCCCCGGACTACCACACCTACTTGGAGAGCAAAGGACGCTCTGCCGATGAGGTGGCCTCCACGGTGGGCAGTGGTGTGGGCTCCAGCGGCTACTATCGGGCGTCTGTGGGTGGCTCATCCAGCCAGGACTACCGGGACACTTCAGTAGGCACGCCATCTCGTGCCTCGCTACACAGCGAGCAGATTAACTACCCAGACAGTGAGTGGAGCTACGGCGGCCTTCGGGACGAATACGAAAAGCGACCCAAGAGTTCCTATGTGACGCAGACCAGCCCCACGCCGGCTATAAGACAGCGATCTCGGTCAGGCTCTGGACTGCAGGAGCCAAATGTCCCTTATGCAGCCAGTGGGGCTTTCAAGAACCCTCCACAGGCCCACCCATACAGCTCCTACACATACCCTCGCCTCTCGGAGAGTCTCACTAACTCACAGACCTTAACCAAG GGTGACTACGAGCGTCCTGCACGGGACGGCAGTCCCCAGGTTACCGGTGGTGACACCTATCCCCGAGGGCCTCTTAAGCAACCTCAGAGCCACATCAAGCCGCCTGGCTACCCGCCGGCACACCTGCCCTACCCTCCTGTCTTTCACCATTACAAACCTTCACCCTACCACCATCCCCCCTCCCAGCCCAGCCCACCGTACACCCCTCAG GGGGCCTACTCACAGCCTTCATCACCCTACATCCCCCCGGGGGCCTACCCGCCTCCTTCCTGGGGCTCCAGCTCCGACACTCAACCCTCCAGAGTCTCTCATGAGCAATTCAGAGCTGCACTTCAATTGGTGGTCAACCCAG GCGACCCTCGGGAATACCTGGACAGCTTTATCAAAATCGGCGAGGGCTCCACAGGCATCGTGTGCATCGCCAGCGAAAAACACAGCGGCAAGCAGGTGGCTGTGAAGAAAATGGACCTCAGGAAACAGCAGAGGAGAGAGCTGCTCTTTAATGAG gTGGTGATCATGAGGGACTACCATCACGAGAACGTAGTTGACATGTACAACAGCTACCTGGTGGGAGACGAGCTATGGGTTGTCATGGAGTTTCTTGAGGGCGGGGCACTCACTGACATTGTGACTCACACCAG GATGAACGAGGAGCAGATTGCTACAGTCTGTTTGTCGGTGCTAAGGGCTCTGTCCTACCTGCACACACAGGGCGTCATCCACCGCGACATTAAGAGCGACTCCATTCTCCTGACCAGTGATGGCAGG atcAAGCTATCAGACTTTGGCTTTTGTGCCCAAGTTTCCAAAGAGGTGCCCAAGAGGAAGTCCCTCGTGGGCACACCCTACTGGATGGCACCAGAGGTCATCTCTAGACTACCTTATGGGACTGAG GTGGATATCTGGTCTTTAGGCATCATGGTGATCGAGATGGTGGACGGAGAGCCCCCCTACTTCAACGAACCCCCTCTGCAGGCCATGAGGAGGATACGAGACAACCTGCCCCCTCGGCTAAAAGAGTCGCACAAG GTGTCCTCGGTGCTGCGGTCCTTCCTAGACCTGATGCTGGTGAGGGAGCCCTCGCAGAGAGCCACTGCCCAGGAACTCCTCCAGCATCCCTTCCTCAAGATGTCTGGACCCCCTTCCTGCATCGTGCCCCTCATGAGACACTATCGCCACCGCTGA